The following proteins are co-located in the Eleginops maclovinus isolate JMC-PN-2008 ecotype Puerto Natales chromosome 23, JC_Emac_rtc_rv5, whole genome shotgun sequence genome:
- the LOC134860150 gene encoding ubiquitin carboxyl-terminal hydrolase 37-like, whose protein sequence is MSRQHSEYSSSLEHLIHSDTHKLQNNTNEKVKETRSRPRSISSGRVSVPDAAAPKPSSETRTGRTLWISRLCRRPQKKESLKGGKSEPQQSQAPSLASSTGGNNCCIFSCFRRNCRVAPCKGREQRTPNTPHRSPAKETLYEVTEVQRFNPCSEDEEEDLEQEAEEKKEEERRKKDELYPLQNNTNEKVKETRSRPRSISSGRVSVPDAAAPKPSSETRTGRTLWISRLFRRPQKKESLKGGKSEPQQSQAPSLASSTGGNNCCIFSCFRRKCRVAPCKGREQRTPNTPHRSPAKETLYEVTEVQKFNPCSEDEEEDLEQEAEEKKEEERKKEEQRKKEEERKKEEEQNNKLEKVKKEAQTKKGEEKKKEEEQKNKLEERKKEEERRKKDELSVIGGKKGRIIKLPTIKEKEDESTVKIQDSSSIRKIEPQVPIKAVKKAVRFESRAPPQAWLGFPNPGNLCYMNSSLQGLLALKDFIRDISRQEDVWSYLPEAEIIKRFIDIVRCHGSADPIYKVQALLKFKKALSIGAPEFTNNNQKDAHEFLTTILDQMRSVAPLLQDIAAILGRSYRCPVEEHMVFRIQNTRTCRSCGAGSTREEVYTNLSLKLLPGASVEEMLQVYLMETELDFRCDCGSNRSVQQPAFRTLPKVLMLHVRRICFTPSMQLVKLSDPVTVYKELMVTSSEDFGWYSLVGIINHFGNHADSGHYISDVLHPEAGLDDPSDRWLTFNDGEVFSNTGDAVCQQRRETAFILLYQRRQL, encoded by the exons AGTGTCCGTCCCAGACGCTGCTGCCCCTAAGCCGTCCTCTGAGACCCGCACAGGGAGGACTTTGTGGATCTCCCGACTGTGCAGAAGACCACAG AAGAAAGAAAGTCTAAAAGGAGGAAAGAGTGAACCGCAGCAGAG CCAAGCCCCCTCCTTAGCATCGTCAACAGGAGGGAATAACTGCTGcatcttctcctgcttcagA AGAAATTGTCGAGTCGCACCATGTAaagggagagagcagaggacCCCTAACACACCTCACAGAAG CCCAGCCAAAGAAACTCTCTATGAGGTCACTGAGGTGCAGAGGTTCAATCCCTGCAGTGAGGACGAGGAAGAAGATCTGgagcaggaagcagaggagaaaaaagaggaagagaggaggaagaaggatgAGCTTTATCCTCTGCAGAACAACACCAATGAAAAGGTTAAGGAGACCAGGAGCAGGCCACGCTCCATCTCTAGTGGAAG AGTGTCCGTCCCAGACGCTGCTGCCCCTAAGCCGTCCTCTGAGACCCGCACAGGGAGGACTTTGTGGATCTCCCGACTGTTCAGAAGACCACAG AAGAAAGAAAGTCTAAAAGGAGGAAAGAGTGAACCGCAGCAGAG CCAAGCCCCCTCCTTGGCATCGTCAACAGGAGGGAATAACTGCTGcatcttctcctgcttcagA AGAAAGTGTCGAGTCGCACCATGTAaagggagagagcagaggacTCCTAACACACCTCACAGAAG CCCAGCCAAAGAAACTCTCTATGAGGTCACTGAGGTGCAGAAGTTCAATCCCTGCAGTGAGGACGAGGAAGAAGATCTGgagcaggaagcagaggagaagaaggaagaagagaggaagaaggaagaacagaggaagaaggaagaagagaggaaaaaggaggaggagcagaacaACAAGTTGGAAAAGGTGAAGAAGGAGGCACAGACGAAGAAGggggaagaaaagaagaaagaggaggagcagaagaacAAGttggaagagaggaagaaggaagaagagaggaggaagaaggatgAGCTTTCTGTGATCGGGGGGAAGAAAGGAAGAATAATCAAGCTTCCCACAATCAAGGAGAAGGAGGATGAAAGTACGGTGAAGATCCAGGACTCGTCCTCCATCAG gaAAATAGAGCCTCAAGTCCCAATCAAAGCGGTGAAGAAGGCGGTCCGCTTTGAGAGCCGCGCACCTCCGCAGGCCTGGCTTGG GTTTCCGAACCCGGGCAATCTGTGCTACATGAACTCCAGCTTGCAGGGCCTCCTCGCGCTGAAGGACTTCATCAGAGACATCAGCAGACAGGAGGACGTGTGGAGTTACCTACCAGAGGCTGAAATCATCAA AAGATTCATAGACATCGTGAGGTGTCACGGCTCTGCTGACCCCATCTACAAAGTCCAGGCCCTCCTCAAGTTTAAGAAAGCCCTCTCGATCGGGGCTCCTGAATTTACAAATAACAACCAGAAA GACGCTCACGAATTCCTCACCACCATCCTGGACCAGATGAGGAGTGTGGCCCCGCTGCTGCAGGATATCGCTGCCATCCTGGGGAGGAGCTACAGATGCCCCGTAGAGGAACACATGGTGTTCAGGATTCAGAACACCAGGACCTGCAGGAG CTGTGGAGCCGGGTCAACACGGGAGGAAGTCTACACCAACCTGTCACTCAAACTGCTGCCTGGAGCCTCAGTGGAGGAAATGCTCCAGGTCTACCTcatg GAGACGGAGCTGGACTTCAGGTGTGACTGCGGGTCCAACAGGTCGGTCCAGCAGCCCGCCTTCAGGACCCTGCCAAA AGTTCTGATGCTGCATGTGAGGCGGATCTGTTTCACTCCCAGCATGCAGCTGGTGAAGCTGAGTGACCCGGTCACAGTCTACAAGGAGCTGATGGTGACCTCCAGCGAG GATTTTGGGTGGTACAGCCTGGTGGGCATCATCAACCACTTTGGAAACCATGCCGACAGTG GACACTACATCAGCGACGTTCTCCATCCCGAGGCAGGGCTGGATGACCCCTCTGACAGATGGCTGACCTTCAACGATGGAGAAGTCTTTAGCAACACCGGGGACGCTGTGTgtcagcagaggagagagactgCCTTCATCCTCCTCTACCAGAGAAGACAG TTGTAG